One Archangium violaceum genomic window, GCAGTCAGCCCATGGAGGGCACCCATGACGACCCCGACCAGCAGCAGCCCCACCCACAGCACCGAGCCCGTGAGCTTCGGGCAGATCGGCTTCGACGCCTACGGCAACCACCCGGGTCCCTACGGCAAGTGGGCCACCTTCGACGGTCGGCCCATGCCGAGCTGGAACGAACTGGGCCAGAACATCCCCGCGGGCAGCGGTGCCCTGACCCAGGAGCGCTGGGATGTGGCGGCGCAGGCGATCATCGCCGAGTACGAGCGCCGCAAGGCCGCTGCCAGGCCGAAGAGCCCCGTCTACGTCGGCACCATCAACGTCGATGCGTCCCAGGCTATGGAGTCGCTGGCGGAGCTGGAGTCCCGGGCCACGTCCGTGTGCGCCACCCTGGAGAGAGCGAACTCGCTGTCGGAGAAGCTCGGCTCGTCCGAGGCCAGCACCGCCGCCACGACGACGCAGGAGACGCCGGAGTCTGGCCCCGTCGCCTCGATGACGTTGACGGCCTGGACGCCCGAGGCCGGAGCGGCGGTGGTCAGGCTCGCTCAGGGCAGCGTGCCCGCTGGTGTGGTCGAGGACGAGGGCCGCATCGACCCGTTCCTCATGGGGCTTTCGGAGATCGCCGCCGCCACGCGCGACCTGGCCGAGGCCCAGCGGGCGATAGCTGCCTGCGATGACAGCGACGGCCCCGTCGCCGAGCTTATCGACGACGTGACGGAGGCGCTGCACACCCGGGTGAAGGCCCTCGCCCAGTTGCCGTCCGACGCCTGACGAGCCGCCTGGGAGGGGCGGTGTAGGTCCGCCCCTTCTCCGGGACATGGCTCGTCCGAGGGGAATGCCGCCGGAGCTGCTCGATGGCCCGGTGGAGGGCGACGGCGGGGATGCGTCCATCGCCCCGGACCCTCTGGACGGGTACGAGCCCACAGGCCTGCGCGGGCCTCGGACGTCCCTCACACCGGAGATGGTGCTCGTCATCGCGCGAGAGATCGCCCGCACGGGGCTCCTCCGCTCCGCTGCTGCGATGGCGGGCACCACCGAGGACTGCCTCGATAAATGGCTGCGGAGGGGAAAGGACGCGGCCGCGCGGAAGAAGCGCAGCCTCTACACCCAGCTCTACATGGAGTGCGAGTACGCCCGAGCTCACCGGCGGGCGTACCTCATCAACCTCGGCGAGCGGTCCATCACGGACCGGCATATGAATCCGCGCTTCGCCACGTGGCTGCTGGCCGTCACGGAGCCGAAGGTCTTCACCGTTCCGCGAGAGGCGAATGCAGCGCAGCAGGGCAATGCGCTCGGCCCAGCCTTCGAGATGGTCACGCCCGAGCAGGCCATGCAGGCCTTGGAGGAGAAGGCCCGGAAGTTCCTCGAGCTGGAGGACAAGCGCGCCGCGATGATCGCCGAGGCCACTGCGGCTGCTGAGCCCGAGCACGCGACCCCCGAGAGTGCGTGATGGTGGCGAGCGCGGCGATACAGCAGTCCGGGGAGGACCTCTACAAGGGCGTCACCCTGCTGTCCTCGGCTACGCAGGGACGCTTCTCGCTCTTCGACCAGCTCGTCCTGAAGCACCGGGCCGCGCGCATCAAGGAGTCCCTCACCCACGCGCTCGGCCTCACGCCCGCCGAGGTGCTCGCCCTGTACTACGAGCCGCGCTACTCGCTGCGGCCGGTCCAGAAGACGCCCTCGGAGGTGTGGCGTACGTGGTTCTTCCTGGGCGGCCGCGGCACTGGGAAGACGCATGCCGGCGCCTCGGCCGTCATCGAGGAGGCCCGCGCCGACCCGAACGCGGTGATGCTCATCGTCGGGCCTACCGACTCAGAGATTCGGAAGAACCAGCTCGAGGGCTCGTCCGGAATCCTCACCCTCTCGCCCCCCTGGTTCCGTCCGGCCCACAAGCGCAGCAAGCGCATGCTGGTATGGCCCAACGGAGCAGTCGCGCACTACGTGCCGGCCCAGGCCGGCCCCGACAAGTTCCGCGGCTACAACGTGTCCTTCGTCTGGGCCGACGAGATCGTGGCCTGGAAGAAGCACCCCGAGGACGTCTACGACCAGTGCCGCACGAAGTGCGCGCGCATCATCACCCCGCGCATGGAGCGACTGGGCCTGCCGGCGCGCGTCGTCATCACCACCACGCCAGCGCCCACCCCGCTCTTCCGGCAAATCCTCAAGGACAAGGACAGGCTCTTCCTCGCGCAGTCCACCACCTTCGACAACGCAGCCAACCTCGATCCGTCCTTCATCCGCCAGGCGCTGGCGCTCGCCAACTCCACGGATGGCCGGCGGGAGTACGGCGGCGAGCTCTTCTTCCCCATGGACGCGACGCTCTACAAACGCGTCAACTGGGACGCCGCCCGCGTGGAGAGCATTGAGACCATCCCAGCGCGCCAGGGTAAGCCGCTCTTCGACAAGGTCGTGGTCAGTGTGGACCCGGCCACCGGCGAGAAGAAGGGCGCGGACCTGCACGGCATCGTCGTGGTGGGGATTCGCGAGGAGGACGACGGCCTGCTGCACACGTACGTACTGCAGGACCTGTCGCTTCAGGAGCCTGAGCCCACGGCCTGGGCGAAAGTCGCCGTGGACGCCGTCCACCGTTGGAAGCACCTGGCGCCGCCGAAGAAGACGTTCGTGTTCGCCGAGACAAACACGGGCGGGTCGATGGTGAAGAGCACCATCCGGGGCGTGGATGCCAAGGTGAAGGTGAAGGGCATGCGCGCCATGCAGTCGAAGGCCGAGCGCGCCGCCCCCGTGACGGCGCAGTGCGAGGCGGGCTTGGTGCACATGGTCGGAAAGCACCACAAGCTGGAGAAACAGCTCTCCGAGTTCACCGGACAGGAAGGCGGCCACGGCCGCGACGACCGGGCGGACGCATTCGCGTGGCCGATCTATCTCTACGTGTGCCCGAAGCGGCAGAACGCTGGAGCAGCTGGCCGAGGTGCGCAGCAGGCCCAGGCTGGCACGGAGGACGAGGAC contains:
- a CDS encoding terminase large subunit domain-containing protein encodes the protein MVASAAIQQSGEDLYKGVTLLSSATQGRFSLFDQLVLKHRAARIKESLTHALGLTPAEVLALYYEPRYSLRPVQKTPSEVWRTWFFLGGRGTGKTHAGASAVIEEARADPNAVMLIVGPTDSEIRKNQLEGSSGILTLSPPWFRPAHKRSKRMLVWPNGAVAHYVPAQAGPDKFRGYNVSFVWADEIVAWKKHPEDVYDQCRTKCARIITPRMERLGLPARVVITTTPAPTPLFRQILKDKDRLFLAQSTTFDNAANLDPSFIRQALALANSTDGRREYGGELFFPMDATLYKRVNWDAARVESIETIPARQGKPLFDKVVVSVDPATGEKKGADLHGIVVVGIREEDDGLLHTYVLQDLSLQEPEPTAWAKVAVDAVHRWKHLAPPKKTFVFAETNTGGSMVKSTIRGVDAKVKVKGMRAMQSKAERAAPVTAQCEAGLVHMVGKHHKLEKQLSEFTGQEGGHGRDDRADAFAWPIYLYVCPKRQNAGAAGRGAQQAQAGTEDEDDE